The Candidatus Binataceae bacterium region AGACGGTGCGGCTGCTCCAGCGGAGCTGGCCTGCTCCCCGATGCCCATCAGTTCATTTAGTCGGTTGTGATTTTCCCCCGCAGGGGGGCGGAATCTGTCTCTCCGTTTTGAGCCGCGCAAACTGGAACTGGCAGGCTTGGCGGAAGCGCTTGTGAGCATAACCATCTTTGTCGCGAAAATGTCGGCCGGAAAACGAGAAACCGTTGGAGGCCCAATCGATGTAGCGCTCATCTCCAAAGGCGATGGATTTGTCTGGGTCAAGCGCAAGGAACGGATGCAGAGCTTCAGTATAGGTTAATCGCTTCACATGAAAGCTCGCGCAATGTCATCGGCTCCATCAAAATCGCGCTTTGTGGCGGGAATGCAGTGCCGTAAAGCGACTCTATCTGGAAATTCATCGGGGTGCGCCACTATGAGCAGCCGACTCAATAGATTGTTCGAAAACAACCGCGCCTGGGCGCAGCGGATGGAGCAGGCCGACCCAGGATTCTTTGGGCGACTTGCCCAGGGGCAGACGCCTGAACTGCTTTGGGTGGGCTGCTCCGATAGCCGTGTACCCGCCAATGAACTCGTCGGACTGGGGCCGGGTGAAGTGTTCGTTCATCGCAACATCGCAAACATCGTTGTTCATTCGGATATGAACTGTCAGGCCGTAATTCAATACGCAGTCGCCAACCTACGCGTGAGAGATATCATCGTCGTCGGCCATTATCGGTGCGGCGGTGTCCGCGCTGCGCTGGATGAGGAAACTTCGACCATTGTTGATGAATGGATTGCTCCAATCCGTGCACTGCGCCGGCGTTATAAGGCATTCCTGGACCGGTGCCCCAGCGAGGTGGCCAGGTGGGACAAGTTGTGCGAGCTGAATGTGTTGGAGCAAGCACATAGCCTCGCCCAAGCATCGATTATTCGCGAAGCTTGGGCGGCTCGGCAGGAAGTTACTATCCATGGATGGATCTACGCTGTCGAAGACGGCCATCTTCGAGATCTCAAGATAACGATGTCCAGCGCGGCCGATTCAGAGCAAGTTTTGCAAACGGCACAGGCGCGAATTATGGGCTAATAGCGACCGCCCAAGCGATCAAAGGGGCGTTTTTGGCCGCGGCTGGCCAGCAGCGGTTGGGGAGGCCGGAGCCGGCCTGGAACCGGAGATGCGCCTGGGAGGTTCACCACCCAAGCGACTCGCCCCGATCTGGTCGAAAAGCAAGGCGTTTTTTGCTCCGCCGACGCCACCCAGCATGTGCTAATCCGTTCAGAAGGCACGAAAAAGCCCCGGTGGAAAGCCTTGCTCCGCTCAGTCGATTAGCGGCCAAGATAATCCTGCCAGTCGATGCCCAGGTAGTCGGCGAGGGCTCGTTCCGCCGCTTCCGCGCTCATGTGTTGTCGATGGTAGGGTGCGGCCGGGTCTTCGCCAGGGTCGGCTCCTGGATAGGCCAGGTCGAAGGCATCGACACAGGCAGTGGTGATGCCGTCAGCGCGGCATAGCAGCGCCTCGATCAACTCGTGGACGAACAGCAACACGCCGTAGCGCGGGTCGTGCTCACCGACCTCGCGGCTGATTCGGATCTCCAGGGTCTGATCATGCCAGATCCAATCGCCCTCGGTGTCATAGCGCTGAGCGCGATGGGGCAGAACGCGCAGGCGCACCAACAGCTTGGAGGGGAGGGGCCGAAAGGAAACCGTTCTGCCCGGGGAAGCCATTGCAACCGGGGCTGCCCGCTTACCCGCCCGGGGGCGCGCGGCCAAGTCGTTACTCACCGCCGTGCTCGCCGTAAGTTGGCCATGAAGGGGACAGCGGAGTGTTGGGGTATACGAAACTGGGCGGCTTGCCTGGGGTTATGATGCTGTAGCCGCCAAAGCCGTCTGAATAGGTGAAGGTGGGCGGTTTGCCGGGCGTAAGCGTGGTATAGCCACCGTCGAAATTCGGATACTGGAAACTGGGCGGCTGTCCGGGCGTGACCGTGGTATAGCCCTGCCCTAGGCCCGGATATTGGGCGTGCGCGGCGCCCGGATGAGTCAGCAGCAACCCCGCCAACAGCCCCGCTGCCGCAGCCAGCTTTGCCAAGGTCTTCATAATCCTCCACCCCAGCAACCGAAACGTTTAAAGCTTCGCGTTAAGCCATTGTCTATT contains the following coding sequences:
- a CDS encoding carbonic anhydrase; the encoded protein is MSSRLNRLFENNRAWAQRMEQADPGFFGRLAQGQTPELLWVGCSDSRVPANELVGLGPGEVFVHRNIANIVVHSDMNCQAVIQYAVANLRVRDIIVVGHYRCGGVRAALDEETSTIVDEWIAPIRALRRRYKAFLDRCPSEVARWDKLCELNVLEQAHSLAQASIIREAWAARQEVTIHGWIYAVEDGHLRDLKITMSSAADSEQVLQTAQARIMG